The Thermoleophilaceae bacterium DNA segment GCGGCGCCGGCTGGAGGAGCTCGCCGAGCGCGCGGGAGCGCGCGAGCGCGATCTCGACCTCCTGGTGTTCGAGATCGAGGAGATCGAGGCCGCGGCGCCCAGCCCGGGTGAGGAGGCGGAGCTGCTGGCCGAGCGCGAGCGGCTGCGCCACCTCGAGGGCCTGCGGGCGGCCGCGGGCGGCGGCGCGGAGGCGCTCGCGCCCGAGGCTGCGGACGGGGCCGGCGCCGCGCTGCTGCTGGCCCAGGCCGAGCAGGCCGCGGACGGAGTGAGTGGGGTGGACCCGGAGCTCGATGGGCTTGCCGCGCGCCTGCGTGCGCTGAGGATCGAGGCCGAGGAGCTGGGCGTGGAGCTGCGGCGCTACGAGGCCGGGCTCGAGGGCGAGCCGGGGCGGCTCGAGGAGGTCGAGCAGCGGCTCGAGCTCTACGACCGGCTCAAGCGCAAGCACGGCGGCTCGATCGAGGCGGTGCTCGAGCATGCCGAGCGCTGCCGCGCGGAGCGCGAGCGGCTGGAGCGGGCCGAGGTGGACCTCGAGGAGACGCAGGCGGCGCTCGCCGGCGCCGAGGCGGAGGAGGTCGAGGGCGCGGCCGCGCTGGGGGCCACCCGCGCGGAGGCCGGGCCGCGGCTGGCCGAGCGCGTGGCGGGCGAGCTCGAGGAGCTCGCCATGGACGGCGCCTCGTTCGCGGTGGAGCTCGAGCCGCGCGAGCGGCTCGGTCCGGCGGGCGCCGAGCGCGTGGAGCTGATGCTCGCGCCCAACCCCGGCGTGCCGCGGGCGCCGCTGCGCGAGACCGCCTCGGGCGGCGAGCTCTCGCGCGTCATGCTGGCGCTGATGACCGTGGCCGACGCCGGTGGGCGCGAGACGCTTGTCTTCGACGAGGTGGACGCGGGCATCGGCGGGCAGACGGCCCGGGCGGTGGGGGAGCGCCTGCGGGGGCTCGCGGACGGCCGCCAGGTTCTCTGCATCACGCACCTGCCGCAGATCGCCTCGCTCGCCGAGCGCCACTTCCGAATCGAGAAGAGCGCCGAGGGCGAGCTGGCCCGCACGACCGTCGAGTCGCTCGAGGGCGCCGGGGTGGTGGAGGAGCTGTGCCGCATGCTGGGCGCCGACACCTCCGACGCCGGCGCCAGGCGTCACGCCGAGGAGCTCCTGGCCGCGGCATAGCCGAGCCTCGCCCGGGCGCCGCGCCACTGCCGTGCGGCACGCCGGGCGAGACCCATGGCCGTGTCCTAGGCGGTCCAGGACTCCGAGTAG contains these protein-coding regions:
- the recN gene encoding DNA repair protein RecN is translated as MLIELRVENLLLIERAELRLGPGLNVITGETGAGKTVLAHALDLLLGGKPRPGIVRPGAAEAWVEGVFAVPGGFFGEPALAELRERLPDEAEEELVLGRRVSAEGRSRAFVGGRAASVADLRELGGRLIAFYGQHEHRKLTVASAQLEVLDGFCGAGHLEARTAFGACHARVLELRRRLEELAERAGARERDLDLLVFEIEEIEAAAPSPGEEAELLAERERLRHLEGLRAAAGGGAEALAPEAADGAGAALLLAQAEQAADGVSGVDPELDGLAARLRALRIEAEELGVELRRYEAGLEGEPGRLEEVEQRLELYDRLKRKHGGSIEAVLEHAERCRAERERLERAEVDLEETQAALAGAEAEEVEGAAALGATRAEAGPRLAERVAGELEELAMDGASFAVELEPRERLGPAGAERVELMLAPNPGVPRAPLRETASGGELSRVMLALMTVADAGGRETLVFDEVDAGIGGQTARAVGERLRGLADGRQVLCITHLPQIASLAERHFRIEKSAEGELARTTVESLEGAGVVEELCRMLGADTSDAGARRHAEELLAAA